Proteins encoded within one genomic window of Neodiprion fabricii isolate iyNeoFabr1 chromosome 6, iyNeoFabr1.1, whole genome shotgun sequence:
- the LOC124185582 gene encoding protein DPCD — protein sequence MAAEQWLKAVQEAKKTAIIQDGKRKVHFMMGDGKEMVEEYHLDTNVLTRRAWREKGKLGQDVGWAVEVGDPDPKPLDNLEVSGIRESSNTPIISRRITKVSLEWRIRNLPYPKDVYSVTAENDKTITVRTSNKKYFKKISVPDLERVGLKPEQERISFTHQFNTLIITYKKPPLLIDLEKTILQEILQLKTRKESDVQCPTS from the exons atggCGGCGGAACAGTGGCTGAAAGCTGTGCAAGAGGCTAAAAAAACGGCGATAATTCAGGATG GGAAGAGAAAGGTCCACTTCATGATGGGAGATGGGAAGGAAATGGTAGAGGAGTATCACTTGGATACTAATGTTCTGACGCGCAGAGCCTGGAGAGAAAAGGGCAAACTTGGACAGGATGTCGGGTGGGCCGTAGAGGTTGGCGATCCAGATCCCAAACCTCTCGACAATCTGGAGGTATCTGGCATCAGGGAAAGCTCCAACACG CCAATCATCTCGAGGAGAATCACAAAGGTATCCCTGGAGTGGAGGATCAGGAATTTACCCTATCCAAAAGACGTGTATTCTGTTACAGCGGAGAATGATAAAACTATAACCGTCAGAACGAgtaataaaaagtatttcaaaaaaataagtgtTCCCGACTTGGAACGAGTCGGTCTGAAGCCAGAgcaggaaagaatttctttcacgCATCAGTTCAATACTTTGATTATCACG tACAAAAAACCGCCTCTTCTCATCGACCTggagaaaacaattttgcaAGAAATCCTGCAATTGAAAACGAGAAAGGAAAGTGACGTGCAATGTCCAACAAGCTGA